A genomic segment from Biomphalaria glabrata chromosome 16, xgBioGlab47.1, whole genome shotgun sequence encodes:
- the LOC106060850 gene encoding mucin-2-like isoform X2: MTFPKRMILSLTLVLLLGITNTTSLTGTTETTIMLSDSATIMPSGSATIMPSGSGTIMSSSSETAQTVSTMSTSASATFSISPSSTDSTLRTDLADASSLTPLLTTSNTQPVDPVITSTAPVYTTSGTISTSASETATPPMTSQGVASTSSMIDSPQVNPTTTVSTQTPATTSVSHVVDPSSIQPSSTASELPSSSVYVETTTPAPITTTTPTTPSTTVKPALPHNTDSAYYILTLNVTYNRNLPSDIYYTNDSWNQVELNTGLNKLLSNPLWALSLEKDVGSVYPLRIRVSYSSLTNNNLSQSFEETLNNINDTVEFDIGSSVASMLSKFDGLISSPCNAINICYLGFYCKPDGCQHLCQDETCNGHGQCVADVGMDKTASTKCICDDSYDTEYYGDKCESSRTGKLQIIAIISGVLGAAILVLFIALLISCCAGKRRGSSKEYDFARKYDNGAYDNSDR, translated from the exons TATTACTACTAGGAATAACGAATACTACCAGCCTGACAGGAACTACAGAAACCACCATCATGCTATCTGATTCTGCAACCATCATGCCATCTGGTTCTGCAACCATCATGCCATCTGGTTCTGGAACCATCATGTCATCTAGTTCTGAAACCGCCCAAACCGTTAGTACTATGAGTACCTCGGCATCTGCAACATTTTCAATATCTCCTTCCTCAACCGACTCAACATTAAGAACTGATTTGGCGGATGCCAGTTCTTTAACCCCTCTCCTGACCACGTCAAACACCCAACCGGTCGACCCAGTCATTACAAGCACTGCACCCGTCTACACCACCTCGGGGACAATCTCCACGTCGGCTTCAGAGACAGCAACACCACCTATGACGAGCCAGGGCGTCGCGTCTACCTCTTCCATGATCGACTCTCCTCAAGTGAACCCAACCACGACAGTCAGTACTCAAACACCTGCAACAACGAGCGTGTCTCATGTCGTGGACCCGTCGTCAATTCAGCCCTCTTCCACAGCCTCGGAGTTGCCATCCTCATCAGTTTACGTCGAGACAACCACACCCGCACCCATTACAACCACGACTCCCACAACCCCTAGCACTACGGTGAAACCTGCCCTACCTCACAACACTG ACAGCGCTTACTACATACTGACGTTGAATGTCACATACAACCGCAACCTACCTTCAGACATCTACTACACCAACGACAGCTGGAATCAAGTAGAACTCAACACTGGG CTAAATAAACTACTGTCCAATCCTCTATGGGCCTTATCTTTGGAAAA AGACGTTGGATCAGTCTACCCTTTGCGGATAAGAGTTtcttattcaagcttaacaaaCAATAATCTAAGTCAAAGTTTTGAAGAGACACTAAACAACATAAATGACACTGTTGAGTTTGACATTGGGTCTTCTGTTGCAAGTATGCTGTCTAAGT TTGATGGCCTGATCTCTAGCCCGTGCAACGCCATCAACATTTGTTACCTGGGTTTTTATTGCAAACCGGATGGGTGCCAACACTTATGTCAGGACGAAACATGTAACGGCCACGGCCAGTGCGTCGCTGACGTAGGAATGGACAAGACAGCCTCCACCAAATGCAT cTGCGATGACAGCTACGACACTGAGTACTATGGTGACAAATGTGAGAGCTCTCGAACCGGAAAGTTACAGATCATCGCCATCATTTCCGGCGTTTTGGGAGCCGCCATCTTGGTTCTGTTCATCGCTCTACTGATTTCTTGCTGTGCAGGAAAAAGAAGGGGCTCTTCAAAAGAATA TGACTTTGCTAGAAAGTATGACAACGGCGCATATGATAATTCTGACAGATAA
- the LOC106060850 gene encoding mucin-2-like isoform X1, with the protein MTFPKRMILSLTLAVLLLGITNTTSLTGTTETTIMLSDSATIMPSGSATIMPSGSGTIMSSSSETAQTVSTMSTSASATFSISPSSTDSTLRTDLADASSLTPLLTTSNTQPVDPVITSTAPVYTTSGTISTSASETATPPMTSQGVASTSSMIDSPQVNPTTTVSTQTPATTSVSHVVDPSSIQPSSTASELPSSSVYVETTTPAPITTTTPTTPSTTVKPALPHNTDSAYYILTLNVTYNRNLPSDIYYTNDSWNQVELNTGLNKLLSNPLWALSLEKDVGSVYPLRIRVSYSSLTNNNLSQSFEETLNNINDTVEFDIGSSVASMLSKFDGLISSPCNAINICYLGFYCKPDGCQHLCQDETCNGHGQCVADVGMDKTASTKCICDDSYDTEYYGDKCESSRTGKLQIIAIISGVLGAAILVLFIALLISCCAGKRRGSSKEYDFARKYDNGAYDNSDR; encoded by the exons cAGTATTACTACTAGGAATAACGAATACTACCAGCCTGACAGGAACTACAGAAACCACCATCATGCTATCTGATTCTGCAACCATCATGCCATCTGGTTCTGCAACCATCATGCCATCTGGTTCTGGAACCATCATGTCATCTAGTTCTGAAACCGCCCAAACCGTTAGTACTATGAGTACCTCGGCATCTGCAACATTTTCAATATCTCCTTCCTCAACCGACTCAACATTAAGAACTGATTTGGCGGATGCCAGTTCTTTAACCCCTCTCCTGACCACGTCAAACACCCAACCGGTCGACCCAGTCATTACAAGCACTGCACCCGTCTACACCACCTCGGGGACAATCTCCACGTCGGCTTCAGAGACAGCAACACCACCTATGACGAGCCAGGGCGTCGCGTCTACCTCTTCCATGATCGACTCTCCTCAAGTGAACCCAACCACGACAGTCAGTACTCAAACACCTGCAACAACGAGCGTGTCTCATGTCGTGGACCCGTCGTCAATTCAGCCCTCTTCCACAGCCTCGGAGTTGCCATCCTCATCAGTTTACGTCGAGACAACCACACCCGCACCCATTACAACCACGACTCCCACAACCCCTAGCACTACGGTGAAACCTGCCCTACCTCACAACACTG ACAGCGCTTACTACATACTGACGTTGAATGTCACATACAACCGCAACCTACCTTCAGACATCTACTACACCAACGACAGCTGGAATCAAGTAGAACTCAACACTGGG CTAAATAAACTACTGTCCAATCCTCTATGGGCCTTATCTTTGGAAAA AGACGTTGGATCAGTCTACCCTTTGCGGATAAGAGTTtcttattcaagcttaacaaaCAATAATCTAAGTCAAAGTTTTGAAGAGACACTAAACAACATAAATGACACTGTTGAGTTTGACATTGGGTCTTCTGTTGCAAGTATGCTGTCTAAGT TTGATGGCCTGATCTCTAGCCCGTGCAACGCCATCAACATTTGTTACCTGGGTTTTTATTGCAAACCGGATGGGTGCCAACACTTATGTCAGGACGAAACATGTAACGGCCACGGCCAGTGCGTCGCTGACGTAGGAATGGACAAGACAGCCTCCACCAAATGCAT cTGCGATGACAGCTACGACACTGAGTACTATGGTGACAAATGTGAGAGCTCTCGAACCGGAAAGTTACAGATCATCGCCATCATTTCCGGCGTTTTGGGAGCCGCCATCTTGGTTCTGTTCATCGCTCTACTGATTTCTTGCTGTGCAGGAAAAAGAAGGGGCTCTTCAAAAGAATA TGACTTTGCTAGAAAGTATGACAACGGCGCATATGATAATTCTGACAGATAA